tttcaaaaccctaaaccccAAATGCTAACCTCCAATTTCACCCACCCCAACTCCTTAAACCCTAATCTCTCATCTCTCCAATGGCCGCAAAACCAACTCTTTAAATCCAAAATCCCACTCTCCAAAATCAAAACCCCCAACAAAAAACCCCTAAAAAACCATTCTTTCTTCTCccaaaacccccaaattacacCCATTCCCCACAAAATCAACCACCTTCGAAACCCCAGTGTCTCCGCCGGCCGCAGTAAGAAAAAACCCGGAGGTCCATCCACCGGAAGAATCGAAGGAAACGCCGATGTCCGCCGTGAAGCAAAACGAAACGCTAGACGGAAGAACAAAATCTACGCAGAGAATTTCTTTTACAGATTGAAGAATCCGCATAGAAATCAAGCTGATAATTTTACAGAAGATGAATTGCAGATGGTTGGATTGGGGTATGATAGAATGGTTCGATTCATGGAGAAAGACGATCCCAATCTGAAACATCCACACGATTGGTACAAATACGGCGAGTACGGGCCTTATTCGTGGCGGGGGATCGTGGTAGGCGATCCGGTTCGTGCTCATTTATGGGAAGAAGGTGTGACGATGATACAAGAAGTGAATAGTCATGAGGAATGGGAAGAAATTGAGAAATTCGATATGGCGACGGAATTTAGTGAGCGGTTGACTGTTTTGGATAAGAAAATTGGGTTTCACCATTACTGGGTGTTTGTTCGGCATCCGAAATGGCGAGTGACGGAGCTTCCGTGGCAGCAATGGACATTGGTGTGTGAAGTGGTGATTGAATCAGGGGAGAAGAGATTGAATAAATGGAATTTGATGGGGAGGTTAGGGAATAAGACGCGGTCGTTGATTACACAATGCGCAGCGTGGATGAGGCCGGACATAATTTATGTTAAGCGGCCGGTGTATCAGTGCAGGTTTGAGCCTCAGAAGGAATTTTTCAAAGGGTTAGGGCCATTGGTTGATCCGAGTACGGAGATGAATTTTATGTTTGAATTGAGACATGATGATGGGAGAGTTGAAATGTGTACGTATTTCGCGGGGTTGTGTAAGATTGTGAGGGTGAATCCGAAAGCATTTGTGGATGATGTTGTGAATGCGTATGAGAAAATGAGTGATGAGAGGAAGGATAAGTGTTTGGAGTTTTTGTTGTCGAATCATCCAAATGAGTTGTTGCATCCTTATACGAAGGAGTGGAAAGCGAAATTGGAGGAGATGGAATTGGGGTGTGATGCTCCTGATGAGGATGAGGATAATGTGAGGGATAAGGGGGAGAAAGAAATTGTGGATTGGTTTGAAGTTGAGGATGGAGATGATGAGAACGAGGATGATTTTGTGATTGAGGACCTTGAAGGTGGAGTGGATGGCAGTGAGGATGAGGAGAATGAAGAGTCTGAAGATGAGAAAGAAAGCGTAGAAGAGAATGAAGAGTATTGGAAAGAGGAGTTCAATAAGGCGGTAAGAAGTTCGGATGCAATGGAAAGTTTTGTTACAAGAAGTGTTGAGAAAACTACAGCATATTACAAGCAGCAAATGAAAGCAATGGAAGAGGAGAAGGAGGAGCAACTTGGTAGATTATCGGAGATGGCAGAGGGGAAACAAGAGACGGTGAATGAGAGTAGGAAAACAAAGTTGAAGCAAGAAGAGTGGAAAATTGTGGGAAGTGGACCAAATAGGAGGAAAGTAAAAAAAAGTAGAATACCGCCTGAGTTGTTTGTAAGAGCCGCTGTTCGACCATTTACTTACAGGAATTTAGTTAAAGAGATTGTTCTTATGAGACATGGAATTATTGATGGTGACCTTTGTGTGAAGAATTGAAGGAAATGTCAGTTTTTCATTGATTTTGATCAATGGTTGTGTAGAGGATGAACAACTCCATAGCGAAATCAGTTTGTTCGTCGGTTAAGTATTGCCTTACTCATGTAATTGATTGGTCTCATTTTGCTTTAAAGAAAATATGGCATCCAGTTAGTAGCTTCATATAGGAAAGCAGTGCAATTCTATTTGGTTTGGTTACTAATGATAAGATTTGCATTTCTGTTTCTGTGGTTCTTCTTTGTCAATTTTGTAAACATCGAAGTTATTGTTAAGGCATTAAGGGGTAGCCAGTTTCAAGTCAGGGTTCCAGCTAGTGATAAGGTAATCCtttatcttcatctttttctttctATGCATGGTAAATGTGTTCTATGGTTTTATGCTTTTGAATGCTGGAATCGAGCATTTTGAGGTTTTGAAGTTTGTTatgatttactttatattttgtgTTGCTTTGCTAATCTTGTTTGTTTCCTAACAGACCCTTTTACTTCCCTTTGTTAGAAGACTGCAATGCTGTTTCCTTCAAGTGCTCAATTGGCGCCAGAATTCATTGTTGCAGGTAATTTCTTCATACTGATAGACCTTGCAGGCCTTACCCACTCAATTTTGCTTACTTTGACCGTTTATCTTTAAAAAAAGGTTGCTGCAAAATTTCAGAGAGGAGTTTGTTATCACTTTCCTAAGAGCCTGCCATTGAGGATTTAATCAAGGTCAGGCATCCTTCATTTCTCAATCTATTTCGTTTAGAATAAGCTTTAGCTATAGAAAAAGCATGTTGGTTTGCTGTTTTAAATTTATAGGTGTCTTGTTAAGTCAGTTAAGGAAAAGCGTTATggtaatgaatattttcatgtcgCGGACAATCAATTACGAAAAACTTGGAAAAGAGAAATTATATGGTATTCATAATTTCCATATTCTTCCATCTCCAAATCATGGAGAAAGTTGGACTGACTTTGGaacaccataagacttgcttttCCAAGCTTTTCATGGAAGGTGGCTTTAGTATGACTTGCTCTTAGTAATAGCATATATTGTGTGTGTTAATGAATGTCAGCAAGTGTGTAAGTCGTTGTATGTGCCAAGTGCACGTGTGAGGGTGTTGAGTGAAAAGAGAAGTCGAGTATATGAATTCAGTCTGCCTGTAATGGAAAGAATCTTTCTAATGGATTACAAACTGTCAGCAATGCAGACATGAGGTTTTCCTGTATTATTATGGTATCATCGAGGGGAAAGCCTCATGGCGTTGATCTTTTGCAATTTCTTGAaatttcaccaccaccaccaccaccaccaccaccaccaccaccaccattaatcacattttCTGCTGCCACTGATCTAGTGTTTCTGAAGATTCATGGAGGTTTTGGTAGAACTTAGGGTTTTCGTTGTGATACCTGCTACGTCAACAATCCGAATCAAGCTTGATTCTTAGATCTGAAATTTGGTTTTTCTAGTGTGTGATCTTGACGATTCTAAAGTACAATCTGGAATTCAATTGGTTTTTGATCTTAATTAGAATTTTGGTTTGTCTGCTTCCTCGATCTCAACTGGTAAAATCGATTCTGTGCCGGTAATCTCCTTTTCTTATCTCCCATTCTCAATTACTTCAAATCTGATTTCATGCGTTCAATTTCTACATCATATCTGAACCTATGTTGTGAAAGGCTAGGTATTCGAGTCTCCCAAGGGGCGCCTAGGCAATAAAGTGCCCTTGGCGCCAACATGTGCAcagtcattttttttttccatcggCGCCTAGGCGCACCCTAGGCTCTAGGCAAAGGGCTTGGCGCCTCGCCTCGCCTAGCGCCTAACACAAGATAGATCTCAACAACATTCAATTTCCTCTTCATAATTTGTATCTTCACCAGAATTAGTTTCATCTAATTTCTTAATCAAGATCTACTGTTCTTGATTCCTGGTGCTATTTGAGTCTGTTGACAACTTAGAGTTGTTCTACTCAATAGATTCAGTAGAAGGTTGTGATCGCCTGGGTGAACTTTTGCTGCACACTTACGTAGTGCATTAATTGCATCATACTCATACTGCCCGACTCAACTCTTACTTCGAAtattcagattggaattttcaGAACTTCAAACTTGTAGAGGTTTCATGTTCTGTATCCTCTTTAACGGTGGGATAGCATGCAAGTTCTTTATGTGCCACTATTATCTAGTAGTTTGATATAGTAAGTGATGTTGTGATCTTCACTATCGTTTCTCATGTGTATGCTAACATTATGACTAGTTACACAGAGCTCCTGACTCGTTTTTTTAGAGTGTACGTACaaccaaaatatcatataggacCAGGTACAGATTACAGAGGCAGGAATGTCTTTAAGCTGGGTCGTGTGCCTCCTCCAGTTACCATGTAGATCCATTACAATGTATAGTCAATGCTGTTTGCAAATGAAAAATGTCAAATGTGGCTTGTTGATAGCAACCCTGAGATTGTTCTTATGAGACTTGGAATTGTCGATGGTGATCTTTGGGTGAAAGGTTAAAGGAAATGGTCAGTTATGCTTGTTTTTTTGAGCTATGGCCAAAGAATCGATTTTAGTATTGCGTTACTTTTGTAATTGATTGATTGACATCAAAGAAAATATGCCATCCGTATAGCAGCTTCGTATTGAAAAGCAGAGCAATTCAATTGCATTTGGTTTACAGAGactttctgttttttctttctagCGTCGTATGGATGATAAGAAGATCTTATTCGTCATAAACTGGAAGTTTTTGTTAAGATTATAAAGACATTAAGAGTTAGTGAAACTGGTGATAACATAATTCTGTTTCATGTTTTATGCCTTAGTAGTGACAATGAACTGAGCATATTTTTGTAGATTAAGTGAGATGATAGTACGAAAATCTTGGGGCTATTGCTTTTTTATGTTTGTTATAAATATTAGTTCATATTTTGTGTAACTTAGGTAATCTTGTTTGTTTCGTGACAGACACTTTTGTGGCCCTTGAGAATATGCGATGCTGTCTCCTCAAGTGCTCAATTGGCGCCAGAATTCCTTGCTCCAAGTGATCTCTTCCCACTGATAGACCTTGCAGGTCAGTTCCTTACACACATTCATTTTTGGGTAGTAGCGTGCTAGATATTTGTTTTGCTTACTTTGATAAATGTCTTCAAAATCAACCAACTAGAGTAACACTAATTAGCATACATACCTGGTGATATTTCAAACTTACAGGCGTCTGGTGAAGGTAGTTATGGGCAAGCCTTATGGTATTTTAATGTCCAAACAATCAACCATAAAAAACTTGGAAATGCAAATTTTATGGTATTAAGGAGTCGCATACTCTATCCTAAAAAGAGATGCTACTTCTCATTTGAGAATGTTTGGGCCCGTGTTAGTTCCAGTGATCCCTCTAACATGCTTTGGGAAAATGTTGGACTGATTTTTGAgcaccataagacttgcttttCTAAGCTTTTCATGGAAGTTGGCTCTGGATATAAAAAGCTTCTACATTACATGACTTGGTCTTAGGATGTTTTATTATTCAATTTTCACAAACATCAAATTGGCAGAGGTTTCATGCTCTGTGTACCTTTTACCAGTGGGGCAGCACGCGAATTCTTCATGTGCCAATTATATGTATTAGATAGATACATGTATTAAGTGATTGTGTGATCTTCATCTAGGTTTCTATTGTGTGTGGTAACATTATGACTAGGAACAGAGATTTCCTGTCTTATTTCTGAGAGTGTACGTAGAATCAGAATATCATATATGACCTGGTACGGATTACAGAGGCAGGGCCTTTAATCTGGGATTTGTACACTACCACCTCAAGTTACCATGTAGATCCATTAGAATGTATACTCGGTgttgtttgaaagtgaaaaacgtCAAAGGTGACGACACCAAATTGCTGTCAGTTGCAACAGAAGTTGCTGTCAGCTTCTGTGTACTCTACCACTATCATTATATTCTAGGTTGGTTTCTTTCTCAGTTTTTAAGATTACTAGCTGGATTACAATCAACTACTGTATACACTAGCACTATGGTCATGTCGGTGGTTTTCTCAATGCTTAATAAGAAAATGCTAGAAAACAAGCTCTTGTGCAAGTGCTAGCTTGTTGCAGGCTACCTTACGCGGCGACCTCTGTGACTCACTATGTATCATGTACAAAGTTGGCTTCCTCATTCACCCCCTCTAAGGGCCTAGACATGGCCACATAGGCTGCCACCTGATGATGTTTTCCCGCGGCTTGCGCAAGAGCTTCTTTACTCATGGATGTATGCCAAAATTTCGATGAAAATCTTACTTCAGAGCACCATTTCAGTTTTCTAGTGTAGTTCAACAACCTTATTCGTTGGGCTGAGATGGTTCATAAGCAAAACCAATTCATGCCCTTCCGGTATAGTGTTAGTGAACTCAAACAAATGGATTACTTGTCAGAGTTTTAGGATGGTAGAACAAAAAGTTTAGATGTGCATCACTTGTGGGATATTTGACCTTTGGATAGTCAGCTGTATTTCAACCTAGCGAGTTTACTGCTAGGAGCGTGCATCCTGCTGATTACGGTCTGTTTAACCAATGCAAATTGGCTATGGTGCTTGACAGACGCTTTGGTCTCACATCTGCATGTCTAGTCGGATAGAGATAGTGATAGAGATTATATTTTAACAAATCTTATTCAAGAacttaaaaaattaaaaacaaacaatAGAGACACcacaaacaaagaaacaaaaccAAACAAGCAAGTGAAGGTCAACCATCACCATCGTCACTGATGAAGAGATCTTTACTTGAGTGAAAGCTCGACAAGGTCATACTTAAAGTCGTAGCCGTCGGTGCCACTTAAAAGGCCATCCTTCTTGTTGTAAACTTTTATACTCCCATTTTTCAAGAAGTCACGCTGAGTGTACGAAAAAGGTATATCGTACGAACACCGTGTTGCCACCAGACTCGCCTTCACTCTACTCATTGGTGACACAACGACAGTTCTGATTGACCCAACATGAGTGCGTTCTgagaccatttctccccaattccAAGATCGGGTATGCTCAACGGATATATCAAGCGAACCTGATGCTATTTTTGGGACACCAAAGCTACCGGTCACCTTAACACCCCCCTTCCACGTGGTACTGTTGCTCAAGTTAGTTGTTTTGGTAAATGTCGTCTTGAGATTTAATTGTGACGTTTGGGGACGTTGAGTTCCGTTGCTCTGATCATCGCTGATAAGTGCAACAGTTCTCTCGTCGTAACGCCTTGCATCAGTAAGGTGATATATGCCGTTAGAGATCGTTCTTGTGAAAACAGGCTCCTCAATCTCCATGTAGCTGAACTCGTCCGGATAGGTGTGATGTGTGGCGATGCAGCTGTCTTTACCATATCCTGAGTATCTCTTGCAAAACAAGCCGTTCTTCAGGCATCGCATGGCGACGAGGTTGCCGTCTAGTGTCGTAGGTAAAAATACGGTGTTGGTTTCATGGACTGTGGGGGAAGCCTGCGTTAAACATACCCAAGAATTAGGTTGCATATCCGTCCAGTAAGTGCCAAACTGGGTACTCTTCAGGCGTATGCCTCCATCGCGACTTGGCAACACCTCGAAATCATAAATTGAGGAATTATCAGCTCTGGAACGTAAGTCC
This genomic interval from Papaver somniferum cultivar HN1 unplaced genomic scaffold, ASM357369v1 unplaced-scaffold_107, whole genome shotgun sequence contains the following:
- the LOC113327987 gene encoding uncharacterized protein LOC113327987; this encodes MAKELPKYVIIQSDDNNRYLHVDTEYPNLPNALRFEGEYSFGLETRFEVVPSTTRNGLVHIRSLLNNKYWATSGGNSWITAMAAKPEENQSEKHCRLFQPVFLYSTSNSNIVARLRHVNTGNYVRRYYGNSDTGDFLGCLTLLPKMQPDDNTVDMCTFIDWDSVVMLPDLIRIKFKESQSHAKAFADGYMDLRSRADNSSIYDFEVLPSRDGGIRLKSTQFGTYWTDMQPNSWVCLTQASPTVHETNTVFLPTTLDGNLVAMRCLKNGLFCKRYSGYGKDSCIATHHTYPDEFSYMEIEEPVFTRTISNGIYHLTDARRYDERTVALISDDQSNGTQRPQTSQLNLKTTFTKTTNLSNSTTWKGGVKVTGSFGVPKIASGSLDISVEHTRSWNWGEMVSERTHVGSIRTVVVSPMSRVKASLVATRCSYDIPFSYTQRDFLKNGSIKVYNKKDGLLSGTDGYDFKYDLVELSLK
- the LOC113328168 gene encoding uncharacterized protein LOC113328168, whose protein sequence is MLTSNFTHPNSLNPNLSSLQWPQNQLFKSKIPLSKIKTPNKKPLKNHSFFSQNPQITPIPHKINHLRNPSVSAGRSKKKPGGPSTGRIEGNADVRREAKRNARRKNKIYAENFFYRLKNPHRNQADNFTEDELQMVGLGYDRMVRFMEKDDPNLKHPHDWYKYGEYGPYSWRGIVVGDPVRAHLWEEGVTMIQEVNSHEEWEEIEKFDMATEFSERLTVLDKKIGFHHYWVFVRHPKWRVTELPWQQWTLVCEVVIESGEKRLNKWNLMGRLGNKTRSLITQCAAWMRPDIIYVKRPVYQCRFEPQKEFFKGLGPLVDPSTEMNFMFELRHDDGRVEMCTYFAGLCKIVRVNPKAFVDDVVNAYEKMSDERKDKCLEFLLSNHPNELLHPYTKEWKAKLEEMELGCDAPDEDEDNVRDKGEKEIVDWFEVEDGDDENEDDFVIEDLEGGVDGSEDEENEESEDEKESVEENEEYWKEEFNKAVRSSDAMESFVTRSVEKTTAYYKQQMKAMEEEKEEQLGRLSEMAEGKQETVNESRKTKLKQEEWKIVGSGPNRRKVKKSRIPPELFVRAAVRPFTYRNLVKEIVLMRHGIIDGDLCVKN